The Bdellovibrionales bacterium genome has a segment encoding these proteins:
- the rplB gene encoding 50S ribosomal protein L2, with product MALKKYKPITPGLRQVVQTDRSQLWKGKPVKTLTEGLSKSGGRNNKGRITTRHIGGGHARRYRLVDFKRTKMDMAAIVERMEYDPNRTAFIALIKYEDETQSYILAPQRLNVGDKVVSGEKVDVKPGNAMRLKNIPVGTIVHNVEMRPGKGGQMARSAGTYVQIVGRDAGYALLKLTSGELRKVPQDCMATIGSVSNADHGNVKLGKAGRKRWLGVRPTVRGVCMNPVDHPHGGGEGRTSGGRHPVSKWGKGAKGTKTRTNKSTDKFIVRRANKRRDAQKK from the coding sequence CGCCAGGCCTTCGGCAGGTTGTTCAAACTGACCGCAGCCAGCTGTGGAAGGGCAAGCCCGTCAAGACTTTGACGGAAGGGCTGAGCAAGTCCGGTGGCCGCAATAACAAGGGTCGCATCACCACGCGTCATATTGGCGGCGGTCACGCTCGTCGTTATCGCTTGGTCGATTTCAAGCGCACCAAGATGGACATGGCGGCCATTGTCGAGCGTATGGAATATGATCCTAATCGCACGGCTTTCATCGCGCTGATCAAGTACGAAGATGAGACGCAGTCTTATATTCTTGCGCCGCAGCGTTTAAATGTTGGCGACAAGGTTGTTTCGGGTGAAAAAGTTGACGTGAAGCCTGGCAATGCCATGCGTCTCAAGAACATCCCCGTGGGCACGATTGTGCACAACGTTGAAATGCGTCCCGGTAAGGGCGGCCAAATGGCTCGTTCAGCCGGAACATACGTTCAGATCGTTGGTCGTGACGCCGGTTATGCTTTGCTGAAGCTTACCTCTGGCGAACTCCGTAAGGTCCCTCAGGATTGTATGGCGACGATTGGTTCTGTTTCCAATGCCGATCACGGCAACGTGAAGCTTGGCAAGGCAGGCCGCAAGCGTTGGCTGGGCGTTCGTCCGACCGTTCGCGGCGTTTGTATGAACCCTGTCGATCACCCTCATGGTGGCGGCGAAGGTCGTACCTCTGGTGGTCGTCATCCTGTTTCGAAATGGGGCAAGGGCGCCAAGGGAACCAAGACGCGCACCAACAAGAGTACGGATAAGTTTATTGTTCGCCGCGCGAATAAGCGCCGCGATGCACAGAAGAAATAA
- the rpsS gene encoding 30S ribosomal protein S19 encodes MTRSVWKGPFVDGYMLGKAEKARASGRNDIIKTWSRRSTILPQFVGLTFGVYNGNKFLPVSVSENMIGHKFGEFAPTRTFKGHTGADKKTKK; translated from the coding sequence GTGACACGTTCAGTTTGGAAAGGCCCGTTTGTTGACGGTTATATGCTGGGGAAGGCCGAAAAGGCCCGTGCCTCTGGTCGTAATGACATCATCAAAACGTGGTCGCGTCGTTCGACGATCTTGCCGCAGTTTGTTGGCCTGACGTTTGGCGTTTACAACGGCAACAAGTTTTTGCCTGTGTCCGTGTCGGAAAACATGATCGGCCACAAGTTTGGCGAGTTTGCTCCCACCCGTACCTTTAAGGGTCATACGGGCGCGGACAAGAAGACGAAGAAGTAA
- the rplV gene encoding 50S ribosomal protein L22 has product MSKPKTERRLPADQAMAKASAIRTGARKLNVVAASIRGLGAATAMTQLTFEKRRIAQDVKKVLQAAIANAENNHSLDVDRLVVAEAFCGRAFVMKRMHTRGRGKSAGIEKPFSNLTIIVRERKEGEVDAKKEARRMRGLSKKEDAPKGATVKATTKKTAQAVTGA; this is encoded by the coding sequence ATGAGTAAGCCCAAAACAGAAAGACGTTTACCAGCCGATCAGGCGATGGCAAAAGCCTCGGCGATCCGCACGGGTGCGCGCAAGTTGAATGTGGTTGCGGCCAGCATTCGCGGCCTTGGGGCAGCGACGGCGATGACGCAGCTGACCTTTGAAAAACGCCGCATCGCGCAGGACGTTAAAAAGGTTTTGCAGGCAGCGATTGCGAATGCCGAAAACAATCATTCTTTGGACGTTGACCGTTTGGTCGTGGCCGAGGCGTTTTGTGGCCGTGCTTTTGTGATGAAGCGTATGCACACCCGTGGTCGTGGCAAAAGCGCTGGCATTGAAAAGCCCTTTAGCAATCTGACGATCATTGTGCGTGAGCGCAAAGAGGGTGAAGTTGATGCCAAGAAAGAAGCCCGCCGTATGCGTGGTCTTTCCAAGAAAGAAGACGCCCCAAAGGGTGCAACAGTTAAAGCAACAACCAAGAAAACAGCGCAAGCTGTGACGGGGGCTTAA
- the rpsC gene encoding 30S ribosomal protein S3, translated as MGQKVNPIGMRIGVNRTWNSRWFADKDYADKLHEDLKIRSYLMKKLGPQASVAQITIERPSGKCRVTIHSARPGVVIGKKGADIEKLRSEIAKMTTAEVALNIVEIRKPEIDAKLVADNIASQLERRIAFRRAMKRAVQSALRLGALGIRINCSGRLGGAEIARMEWYREGRVPLHTLRADLDYGVSTAHTTMGACGVKVWIFKGEILDHDPMAQEKRALENAPVRS; from the coding sequence ATGGGTCAGAAAGTCAATCCAATCGGGATGCGTATCGGCGTCAATCGGACTTGGAACAGTCGTTGGTTCGCGGACAAGGATTATGCCGACAAGTTGCATGAGGATTTGAAGATCCGCAGCTATTTGATGAAGAAGCTTGGGCCTCAAGCCAGCGTTGCTCAGATCACGATTGAGCGTCCCTCTGGCAAGTGCCGCGTTACGATTCATTCGGCACGCCCCGGTGTTGTGATTGGTAAAAAGGGCGCGGATATCGAGAAGTTGCGCAGCGAGATTGCTAAGATGACAACGGCGGAAGTTGCCTTGAACATCGTTGAAATCCGCAAGCCTGAAATTGATGCCAAGCTTGTGGCCGACAATATCGCCAGCCAGCTAGAGCGTCGTATTGCTTTCCGTCGTGCGATGAAGCGCGCCGTACAATCCGCTCTTCGTTTGGGCGCTTTGGGTATTCGTATCAATTGCTCGGGTCGTTTGGGCGGCGCGGAAATTGCGCGTATGGAATGGTATCGCGAGGGTCGCGTTCCTTTGCACACGCTTCGTGCGGATCTGGATTACGGCGTTTCGACGGCTCACACCACCATGGGGGCTTGCGGCGTGAAGGTTTGGATCTTTAAAGGCGAAATTCTTGATCATGATCCAATGGCGCAAGAGAAACGCGCTTTGGAAAATGCTCCGGTTCGCTCGTAA
- the rplP gene encoding 50S ribosomal protein L16: protein MLSPKRTKYRKAHKGRIHGAAKGGFRLNFGAFGLKALEPERITARQIEAARRAITRAIKRQGRLWILVFPDVPVSKKPAEVRMGSGKGSTEYWACRVHPGRIMFELDGVPEAVAKQAFLLAAAKLPIKTKFVQREAA, encoded by the coding sequence ATGTTGTCACCAAAACGTACAAAGTACCGCAAGGCTCATAAGGGGCGCATCCATGGCGCGGCGAAGGGCGGCTTTCGTTTGAACTTTGGGGCCTTTGGTCTCAAGGCTCTTGAGCCCGAGCGTATTACGGCACGTCAGATTGAAGCAGCGCGTCGTGCGATTACACGTGCCATCAAGCGTCAGGGCCGTTTATGGATTCTTGTTTTTCCGGATGTTCCTGTCTCGAAGAAGCCTGCCGAAGTCCGCATGGGATCGGGTAAGGGATCGACCGAGTATTGGGCTTGCCGCGTTCATCCGGGTCGTATCATGTTTGAGTTGGATGGCGTTCCGGAAGCTGTGGCTAAGCAAGCTTTCTTGTTAGCGGCGGCCAAGTTGCCTATTAAGACAAAGTTCGTGCAGCGCGAAGCGGCATAA
- the rpmC gene encoding 50S ribosomal protein L29 has translation MAKTQVKAADVRMKTDKELEDRLLELRKEQFNLRFQKATGQLANTARVTAVRKEIAKIMTVISERQRQASSAA, from the coding sequence ATGGCAAAGACACAAGTTAAAGCCGCCGATGTGCGGATGAAGACAGACAAAGAGTTAGAGGATCGTTTGCTTGAGCTGCGCAAGGAGCAGTTCAACCTTCGTTTTCAAAAGGCGACAGGTCAGCTGGCCAACACGGCTCGCGTGACTGCGGTTCGCAAGGAAATTGCTAAGATCATGACCGTGATCAGTGAACGTCAACGCCAAGCCAGTTCGGCTGCGTAA
- the rpsQ gene encoding 30S ribosomal protein S17 translates to MPRRVLQGTVVSDKGDKTITVLVERRVMHPIYKKYIRTSKKYAAHDETNSCKEGDSVSIIECRPISKRKSWTVVDETTDKSDK, encoded by the coding sequence ATGCCACGTCGCGTATTGCAAGGAACCGTCGTTAGTGACAAGGGTGATAAAACAATCACCGTGCTTGTTGAACGTCGCGTTATGCACCCGATCTACAAAAAATACATTCGCACGTCCAAAAAGTACGCTGCGCATGATGAAACGAACAGCTGCAAGGAAGGCGATAGCGTTTCGATTATCGAATGTCGCCCGATCAGCAAGCGTAAGAGCTGGACTGTTGTCGATGAGACAACGGACAAAAGTGATAAGTAA
- the rplN gene encoding 50S ribosomal protein L14 — translation MIQMESVLDVADNSGAKKVLCVKVLGGSKHMVAGVGDIIVVSIREAIPRGRVKKGDVHKAVIVRQKYAIKRDDGSVIRFDRNAAVLINKDKEPIGTRIFGPVTRELRTLGFMKIISLAEEVL, via the coding sequence ATGATTCAAATGGAATCCGTTCTCGATGTTGCGGACAACAGTGGGGCCAAAAAGGTTCTCTGTGTGAAAGTACTCGGTGGATCGAAGCATATGGTCGCAGGTGTCGGCGACATTATCGTTGTCTCAATCAGAGAGGCGATCCCTCGTGGTCGCGTCAAGAAGGGCGATGTGCATAAAGCCGTGATCGTGCGTCAGAAGTACGCGATTAAGCGTGATGATGGCAGCGTCATTCGCTTTGACCGTAACGCCGCTGTTTTGATCAACAAGGATAAGGAGCCAATTGGCACACGTATCTTTGGGCCGGTGACGCGTGAGCTTCGCACCTTGGGCTTTATGAAGATTATCTCGCTCGCGGAAGAGGTGTTGTGA
- the rplX gene encoding 50S ribosomal protein L24: MKIKKNDNVIVLAGKDKGKAGMVKMVMPSENRVVVVGVNRVTRHTKPTQADPQGGRKQVEAPLHASNVALIDPKDNKATRISIKVGKDGAKTRHAKRSGEVIE, from the coding sequence ATGAAAATCAAGAAGAACGACAACGTGATTGTTCTTGCTGGCAAGGATAAAGGCAAGGCGGGCATGGTCAAGATGGTTATGCCATCTGAAAACCGTGTTGTTGTGGTCGGCGTCAACCGTGTGACACGTCACACCAAGCCTACGCAAGCGGACCCGCAAGGCGGACGCAAGCAGGTCGAAGCGCCGCTTCATGCCTCGAACGTTGCCCTGATCGATCCTAAGGACAACAAGGCTACGCGCATTAGCATCAAAGTCGGTAAGGATGGCGCAAAGACGCGTCATGCCAAGCGTTCCGGCGAAGTGATTGAGTAA
- the rplE gene encoding 50S ribosomal protein L5 — protein MTAKAKEKYVPRLQRHYNDVVLPEMMKALGYTNRLQVPRLEKIVINMGVGESVNDSKKVKSAADQLTLIAGQRPVVTKSRKAIAAFKLRAGLGIGCKVTLRREKMYEFMDRLVNVAMPRIRDFRGISAKSFDGAGNYAMGLKEQIVFPEIDFDKIDEIRGMDIVICTTAETDNEALALLRGFNMPFQS, from the coding sequence ATGACGGCCAAAGCCAAAGAAAAGTACGTACCGCGCTTGCAGCGCCATTATAACGATGTCGTTTTGCCAGAGATGATGAAAGCACTCGGTTACACAAACCGCTTGCAGGTTCCTCGTCTTGAGAAAATCGTCATCAACATGGGTGTCGGCGAGTCTGTGAACGACAGCAAGAAGGTCAAAAGCGCTGCTGATCAGCTTACGCTGATCGCCGGACAAAGGCCTGTTGTGACAAAGTCTCGCAAGGCGATTGCCGCGTTTAAGCTGCGTGCCGGTTTGGGCATCGGCTGCAAGGTGACGCTTCGCCGTGAAAAAATGTACGAGTTTATGGATCGTTTGGTCAATGTGGCCATGCCCCGTATCCGCGATTTCCGTGGTATTTCGGCCAAGAGCTTTGATGGCGCTGGCAACTATGCCATGGGATTAAAAGAACAGATCGTTTTTCCCGAAATCGATTTCGACAAGATTGACGAAATTCGTGGGATGGACATCGTGATTTGTACGACGGCCGAGACGGATAATGAAGCACTTGCGCTGTTGCGTGGGTTCAACATGCCGTTCCAAAGCTAA
- the rpsN gene encoding 30S ribosomal protein S14 has translation MAKKSMIEKNNRRRRMCKQKATTRTALKAQIMDKETSMEDRFEAVMKLAKMPRNSAKVRIRNRCELSGRPRGYYRKFKLSRIALRELASSGQLPGVIKSSW, from the coding sequence ATGGCCAAGAAGTCGATGATTGAAAAAAATAACCGCCGTCGCCGCATGTGTAAGCAAAAGGCAACGACGCGCACGGCCCTTAAGGCGCAAATCATGGATAAGGAGACATCCATGGAAGACCGTTTTGAGGCTGTGATGAAGTTGGCGAAGATGCCGCGCAATTCAGCCAAGGTTCGCATTCGCAACCGTTGTGAGCTGAGCGGTCGTCCTCGTGGTTATTATCGCAAGTTTAAACTTTCGCGTATCGCGCTTCGCGAACTGGCCTCATCGGGTCAGCTCCCTGGCGTTATCAAGTCGAGCTGGTAA
- the rpsH gene encoding 30S ribosomal protein S8: protein MSFTDPIGDMLTRIRNGQMAKLPVVDCPSSSFRKRVLEVLQREGYIRGFSEMQKSNSHAVLAIELKYHDGMGCIRKIDRVSKPGRRVYAGIKDFGRVFNGLGISILSTPRGVLSDNEARTQNVGGEVLCRVF from the coding sequence ATGTCGTTTACCGATCCAATTGGAGATATGTTGACACGCATTCGCAATGGACAGATGGCCAAGTTGCCAGTTGTCGATTGTCCGTCGTCATCATTCCGCAAGCGTGTTTTGGAAGTCTTGCAACGCGAAGGCTATATTCGCGGCTTTTCTGAAATGCAAAAGAGCAACAGCCATGCGGTTCTTGCTATTGAGCTGAAGTACCATGATGGCATGGGCTGTATCCGGAAAATCGATCGCGTATCGAAGCCTGGACGCCGCGTTTATGCCGGCATTAAGGATTTCGGTCGTGTGTTTAACGGTCTGGGCATTTCGATTTTGTCGACACCGCGTGGCGTTCTTTCGGACAACGAAGCGCGTACACAAAATGTCGGCGGCGAAGTTCTTTGTCGCGTATTCTAA
- the rplF gene encoding 50S ribosomal protein L6 produces MSRVGKHPVPLPQGVTAEIKAGSVTVKGKLGTLNLSYTADVEVKLTDGQLVVTPALKSTKARMMWGTVRNNLANMVKGVSEGFKKVLEIEGVGFRAAMQGKDLVMQLGFSHEVRYPSPDGIEIKAEKPTQLSISGYDRQKVGQVAAEIRSMKKPEPYKGKGIKYAGERVRRKEGKKK; encoded by the coding sequence ATGTCGCGCGTAGGAAAACATCCGGTTCCATTGCCGCAGGGCGTTACCGCTGAAATTAAGGCGGGCTCTGTCACGGTTAAGGGCAAGTTGGGAACGCTGAATCTGTCTTATACGGCTGATGTCGAAGTCAAGCTGACCGACGGACAGCTTGTTGTCACGCCCGCTCTTAAATCGACTAAGGCTCGTATGATGTGGGGCACGGTACGCAACAACTTGGCCAATATGGTCAAGGGCGTCAGCGAGGGCTTTAAGAAGGTTCTTGAGATTGAAGGCGTTGGCTTTCGCGCAGCAATGCAGGGCAAGGATCTTGTCATGCAGCTTGGGTTTAGCCATGAAGTGCGCTATCCTTCGCCTGATGGCATTGAGATTAAGGCTGAGAAGCCAACCCAGTTGTCGATCAGTGGTTATGATCGTCAAAAAGTTGGTCAGGTTGCCGCTGAAATCCGCAGCATGAAGAAGCCAGAACCCTATAAGGGCAAGGGCATCAAGTATGCTGGTGAGCGCGTCCGCCGTAAGGAAGGCAAGAAGAAATAA
- the rplR gene encoding 50S ribosomal protein L18 translates to MLNTKELHERRKTRTRYQIKRKAEGRARLSVHRTGENIYAQIIDDAKGVTVAAASTLDADLRKKLKTGADKTAAAAVGKLVAERAKKAGYTQVVFDRGGYVFHGRVKELADAARAAGLDF, encoded by the coding sequence ATGTTAAATACAAAAGAACTGCACGAACGCCGCAAGACGCGCACGCGCTATCAGATCAAGAGAAAGGCCGAAGGCCGCGCTCGTTTGTCTGTTCATCGCACGGGCGAAAACATCTATGCGCAGATCATCGATGACGCCAAAGGCGTGACGGTTGCTGCCGCGTCGACGCTGGATGCCGATCTTCGCAAGAAGCTTAAGACAGGCGCGGATAAAACAGCCGCTGCCGCTGTTGGAAAACTGGTTGCTGAACGCGCCAAGAAGGCCGGCTACACGCAGGTCGTTTTTGATCGCGGCGGTTATGTTTTCCATGGTCGCGTAAAAGAATTGGCCGACGCTGCACGCGCTGCAGGGCTCGACTTTTAA
- the rpsE gene encoding 30S ribosomal protein S5 yields the protein MAKPKKSNSPEEREGSDLIEKLVGINRVAKVVKGGKRFAMAALVVIGDGKGRVGIGTGKAREVPEAIRKATEAAKRKMVRIPLREGRTLHHDVRGVYGAGKVVLRAAPAGTGIIAGGPMRAVFEALGIQDVVAKSIGTSNPHNMIKATFNALDQVASPRSVAMRRGKKVSDILGHKGEAAAEAKEA from the coding sequence ATGGCGAAGCCGAAGAAATCAAATAGTCCAGAAGAACGCGAAGGCAGCGATTTGATCGAAAAGTTGGTTGGCATTAATCGTGTCGCCAAAGTCGTCAAGGGCGGTAAGCGTTTTGCAATGGCCGCGCTGGTCGTTATTGGCGATGGCAAGGGTCGCGTTGGCATCGGAACAGGTAAAGCTCGTGAGGTTCCTGAAGCAATCCGCAAGGCGACGGAAGCCGCCAAGCGCAAGATGGTTCGCATTCCATTGCGCGAAGGCCGTACATTGCATCATGATGTTCGCGGCGTCTATGGCGCGGGCAAGGTTGTTCTTCGTGCGGCTCCTGCCGGTACGGGCATCATTGCTGGCGGCCCGATGCGCGCTGTTTTTGAAGCCTTGGGCATTCAGGACGTTGTGGCCAAGTCGATTGGAACTTCTAATCCGCACAATATGATCAAGGCAACTTTTAATGCTTTGGATCAAGTTGCTAGCCCGCGTTCTGTTGCGATGCGTCGCGGCAAAAAAGTCAGCGATATTCTTGGCCACAAGGGCGAGGCCGCCGCTGAAGCCAAAGAAGCGTAA
- the rpmD gene encoding 50S ribosomal protein L30, which yields METKTAKTAAPAAKKTAAPAAKKTAKGKTLVVVQHGSMTCLQAAARGTLVGLGLGKPRSRRELEDTPAVRGMIRKVRHLVTVEGEDA from the coding sequence ATGGAAACCAAGACAGCAAAGACAGCGGCTCCTGCCGCTAAAAAGACAGCCGCTCCCGCCGCTAAGAAAACAGCGAAGGGAAAAACCCTTGTTGTTGTTCAGCATGGTAGCATGACATGTCTGCAAGCCGCTGCGCGTGGAACGCTTGTTGGCCTTGGCCTTGGCAAGCCGCGCTCGCGTCGCGAACTCGAAGATACGCCTGCCGTGCGCGGCATGATCCGCAAGGTGCGTCATCTTGTCACGGTTGAAGGCGAAGACGCCTAA
- the rplO gene encoding 50S ribosomal protein L15 produces the protein MKLNDLRDNPGARKNRTIVGRGIGSGKGKTCGSGVKGQKSRTGVAIRGFEGGQMPLHRRLPKRGFKTMFPKDYAELNIGRLQEAIEDGRVDIKTVITEDKLLEIGLVSKSKDGVRLLAKGSITTKVEIAVAGASASAIAAVEKAGGKVTILAVKKEVVKKVKAA, from the coding sequence ATGAAACTCAACGATTTGCGCGATAACCCAGGGGCACGCAAGAACCGGACTATCGTTGGACGCGGTATTGGTTCTGGCAAGGGCAAGACCTGCGGCAGCGGCGTTAAGGGTCAGAAATCTCGTACGGGCGTTGCCATTCGCGGGTTCGAAGGCGGCCAGATGCCCCTTCACCGTCGTCTGCCGAAGCGTGGCTTTAAGACGATGTTCCCCAAGGATTATGCCGAGCTGAATATCGGTCGCCTTCAAGAAGCGATTGAAGATGGTCGCGTTGATATCAAGACGGTCATCACAGAAGACAAGCTTCTTGAAATCGGTTTGGTTTCGAAATCCAAGGACGGCGTTCGTTTGCTGGCCAAAGGCTCCATCACGACTAAGGTTGAGATTGCCGTTGCGGGGGCTTCTGCCTCTGCCATTGCTGCCGTTGAAAAAGCGGGCGGCAAGGTAACGATTTTGGCCGTTAAGAAGGAAGTCGTCAAGAAAGTGAAAGCCGCCTAG
- a CDS encoding inositol monophosphatase family protein: MVMRPALINVMAKAAEKAGKGLSRDFGEVEHLQVSRKGPADFVSNADIKAQKILREELMKARPTFGFLGEEADGEADTSGKAERWIIDPLDGTTNFLHGVPHWCISIAAEKAGEIIAGLIYNPLTDETFWAERGIGAYCSNKRLRVSGRNDLSECLIATGLPFKGSKKNDAQVMKELAAVMPKVAGIRRAGSAALDMAYVAAGRFDGYWESGLGIWDIAAGYILVKEAGGFVSPIVKGKDPVKDAALIATNAEIHDKIVKLVRAA, encoded by the coding sequence ATGGTGATGCGCCCCGCTTTGATAAATGTGATGGCCAAGGCCGCTGAAAAGGCTGGCAAGGGATTAAGCCGCGATTTTGGTGAGGTCGAACATTTGCAAGTCTCGCGCAAGGGGCCTGCGGATTTCGTCAGCAATGCAGATATCAAGGCGCAGAAAATCCTTCGCGAGGAGCTGATGAAGGCGCGTCCTACGTTTGGTTTCTTGGGTGAGGAAGCCGATGGCGAGGCCGACACGTCCGGCAAGGCCGAGCGTTGGATCATTGATCCTTTGGACGGTACGACTAATTTCCTCCATGGTGTGCCCCATTGGTGCATTTCCATTGCGGCTGAAAAGGCTGGCGAGATTATCGCGGGCCTTATCTATAACCCCCTCACGGATGAAACCTTCTGGGCTGAGCGCGGCATTGGCGCGTATTGTTCAAACAAGCGCCTGCGCGTTTCGGGTCGCAATGATCTGTCCGAATGCTTGATCGCGACGGGTTTGCCTTTTAAGGGCAGCAAGAAAAACGATGCCCAAGTGATGAAAGAACTGGCCGCGGTGATGCCCAAGGTTGCGGGCATTCGCCGCGCTGGTTCAGCGGCGCTTGATATGGCTTATGTCGCGGCGGGACGCTTTGATGGCTATTGGGAATCCGGCCTTGGCATTTGGGATATCGCGGCGGGTTATATCCTTGTCAAAGAAGCGGGCGGGTTTGTCAGCCCCATCGTCAAGGGCAAAGATCCTGTCAAGGACGCCGCGCTTATCGCCACCAATGCCGAAATCCACGACAAGATTGTGAAGCTGGTAAGGGCGGCGTAA
- the hpnE gene encoding hydroxysqualene dehydroxylase HpnE, which produces MTTPRTIHIIGGGMAGLSAALQLSLMDQKIIVYESAPYAGGRCRSYYDKGLDCRIDNGNHLVLSGNVAVQDYLELSGASETVTRHKEPLFPFMDLDTGERWSVRMNNGLVPWWIFDPKRRVAGTKAKDYLSAAQFLFAGEDDTVASCMNTKTTLYKRFWEPLAIAALNTEAENASASLLANLFSQSFGGGGAACCPLLPKIGLTETFVTPCLTTLRQRGGEIKFGSRLRAMDVTTEGQVTALDFTNHVVPVAPQDWVILAVPSWVAQEIIPNLLVPSDFRAITNVHYRIEVPHNPAGFTGLVGGLAEWVFVKQGVVSVTISAANRYDDQQIEQEEWASAVWEDLAKLFDLDPAKTPPWRVVREKRATFAATPAQNKMRPAAYIGWKNLAVAGDWTATSLPSTIEGALRSGVKAAQTVMRWSEG; this is translated from the coding sequence ATGACAACCCCAAGAACCATTCATATCATCGGTGGGGGCATGGCGGGACTTTCCGCCGCGCTTCAGCTCTCGTTGATGGATCAAAAGATCATCGTGTACGAATCCGCGCCTTACGCGGGCGGGCGGTGTCGCTCGTACTACGACAAAGGTCTTGATTGCCGGATCGACAACGGCAACCATCTTGTCCTGTCGGGCAACGTCGCGGTGCAAGACTACCTAGAGCTTTCGGGCGCAAGTGAGACGGTCACGCGGCACAAGGAACCTCTCTTTCCGTTTATGGATTTGGACACAGGCGAGCGTTGGAGCGTTCGCATGAACAACGGCCTCGTGCCGTGGTGGATCTTTGATCCCAAGCGTCGCGTGGCGGGCACAAAGGCAAAGGATTATTTATCCGCCGCGCAATTCCTTTTTGCGGGCGAAGACGATACGGTCGCTTCGTGCATGAACACCAAAACAACGCTATACAAACGCTTTTGGGAGCCACTGGCCATCGCTGCCCTGAACACCGAGGCCGAAAACGCCTCTGCCAGCCTGCTGGCCAACCTCTTCTCGCAAAGCTTTGGCGGCGGCGGTGCGGCGTGTTGTCCCCTTCTCCCCAAGATAGGGCTGACGGAAACCTTCGTCACGCCCTGCTTGACGACACTACGGCAGCGCGGCGGCGAGATTAAGTTCGGCTCCCGCCTTCGCGCTATGGATGTCACAACAGAAGGTCAGGTTACGGCTCTGGATTTCACCAATCACGTCGTGCCCGTTGCACCGCAAGACTGGGTTATTCTGGCCGTTCCCTCTTGGGTCGCGCAGGAAATCATTCCCAACCTTCTGGTGCCATCCGACTTTCGAGCCATCACCAACGTGCATTACCGCATCGAAGTGCCACACAATCCGGCAGGCTTCACAGGTCTTGTCGGCGGGCTGGCGGAATGGGTCTTCGTCAAGCAAGGCGTCGTGTCCGTGACGATCAGCGCCGCGAACCGCTATGACGATCAGCAAATTGAACAAGAGGAATGGGCGAGCGCCGTATGGGAAGATTTGGCTAAGCTGTTCGATCTTGATCCTGCCAAAACGCCGCCATGGCGCGTTGTGCGCGAAAAGCGTGCGACCTTTGCCGCCACGCCCGCGCAAAACAAAATGCGCCCAGCGGCCTATATCGGATGGAAGAACCTTGCTGTAGCGGGAGACTGGACGGCCACCAGCCTGCCATCCACCATCGAGGGCGCTTTGCGCTCAGGCGTCAAAGCCGCCCAAACCGTCATGCGCTGGAGCGAGGGGTAA